A single window of Nocardia sp. NBC_01327 DNA harbors:
- a CDS encoding DUF3311 domain-containing protein, whose product MAESAPPGPAPAIPLRRRGPVLWLLALPAVLYCLTPVIANRIEPRLFGIPFLIAYLLVVTVLSGPLVALVARFDPAYRAGAEEFVPADENTAAPEELS is encoded by the coding sequence ATGGCTGAATCCGCACCGCCCGGTCCCGCACCGGCGATTCCGCTGCGCCGCAGAGGGCCGGTGCTGTGGCTGCTGGCGCTCCCGGCCGTGCTGTACTGCCTGACGCCGGTGATCGCCAACCGAATCGAGCCGCGCCTGTTCGGGATCCCGTTCCTGATCGCGTACCTGCTGGTGGTGACGGTGCTGAGCGGTCCGCTGGTCGCGCTGGTCGCCCGCTTCGATCCGGCCTATCGCGCGGGCGCCGAGGAATTCGTGCCCGCCGACGAGAACACCGCTGCGCCGGAGGAGCTTTCGTGA
- a CDS encoding FAD-binding protein gives MNDTWQTSTDVLVIGGGPAACWAAIHAREAGARVILADKGYCGTSGATAPSGTGVWYIAPEATARANAKASREALGGHLADHYWMDRVLDRTYTNMNRLAVEGRYPFPVDPHTGESLRTGVQGPEYMRRMRAWVQRLGVEILDHSPALELLTDSDGVVRGAAGYQRQLDRDYRIAAGAVVLASGGCAFLSRALGTNVDTGDGALMAAEVGARFSGMEFSNAYAIVPKGSTVTKTAYYGYATFFHENGEVVEGAGSTSGRSVIARTLLTEKVFAQLDRADATVQAQMRVGQPNFFLQFDRRGIDPFTDRFEVDLLAEGTVRGTGGIDIVDDECATTVPGLYAAGDAATRERICGGFTGGGSHNSAWAMSSGSWAGAGAAGFALSSPRPDQLALTGAGRVGLRPEHTESVTAEEIVAAAQDELIPFEKNYLRHGDRIRPALDVLDEVWERAKGLGGGAGDARVRARQAAAITAVGRLMYRSTLQRNETRGMSKRADHPDLDPAQHHHILSGGLDQVWTTTAAATNTTVAVAS, from the coding sequence ATGAACGACACCTGGCAGACCAGTACCGACGTCCTGGTGATCGGCGGCGGGCCGGCGGCCTGCTGGGCCGCGATCCACGCGCGCGAAGCCGGGGCGCGGGTGATCCTGGCGGATAAGGGCTACTGCGGAACCAGCGGCGCCACAGCGCCTTCCGGCACCGGCGTCTGGTACATCGCTCCCGAGGCCACCGCCCGCGCCAATGCCAAGGCCAGCCGGGAGGCGCTCGGCGGGCATCTGGCCGATCACTACTGGATGGACCGGGTGCTGGACCGGACCTATACGAATATGAATCGGCTCGCGGTGGAGGGGCGCTATCCGTTCCCGGTCGATCCGCATACCGGCGAATCGCTGCGCACCGGGGTGCAGGGGCCGGAGTACATGCGCCGGATGCGCGCCTGGGTGCAGCGGCTCGGCGTCGAAATCCTGGACCACTCACCGGCATTGGAGCTGCTCACAGACTCCGACGGGGTGGTGCGCGGGGCCGCCGGCTATCAGCGGCAGCTCGATCGCGACTATCGCATTGCGGCCGGTGCGGTGGTGCTGGCCAGCGGCGGCTGCGCATTCCTGTCCCGCGCGCTGGGCACCAATGTCGACACCGGCGACGGCGCGCTCATGGCCGCCGAGGTGGGCGCGCGGTTCTCGGGCATGGAATTCTCCAATGCCTACGCCATCGTGCCGAAAGGTTCGACCGTCACCAAGACGGCCTACTACGGATACGCCACCTTCTTCCACGAAAACGGCGAGGTGGTCGAGGGCGCCGGATCCACCAGTGGTCGGTCGGTCATCGCGCGAACGCTGTTGACGGAGAAGGTCTTTGCGCAGCTCGATCGCGCCGATGCCACCGTGCAGGCGCAGATGCGGGTGGGGCAGCCGAACTTCTTCCTGCAGTTCGACCGGCGCGGGATCGATCCGTTCACGGACCGCTTCGAGGTGGATCTGCTCGCCGAGGGCACCGTCCGCGGGACCGGCGGCATCGATATCGTCGACGACGAGTGCGCCACCACGGTGCCCGGGCTGTACGCGGCCGGTGACGCGGCCACGCGCGAACGTATCTGCGGCGGCTTCACCGGCGGCGGCAGTCATAATTCCGCCTGGGCCATGTCCTCGGGCAGCTGGGCGGGCGCGGGGGCCGCGGGCTTCGCGCTGAGTTCGCCACGACCGGATCAGCTCGCTCTGACCGGCGCGGGACGCGTCGGATTACGGCCGGAGCACACCGAATCGGTCACCGCCGAAGAGATCGTGGCCGCGGCACAGGACGAGCTGATTCCGTTCGAGAAAAACTATCTGCGCCACGGGGATCGGATTCGGCCCGCGCTGGATGTGCTGGACGAGGTGTGGGAGCGGGCGAAGGGACTCGGCGGCGGCGCCGGGGACGCGCGAGTCCGGGCACGGCAGGCCGCGGCGATTACCGCCGTGGGACGGCTCATGTATCGATCAACCTTGCAGCGCAATGAGACTCGCGGCATGAGCAAGCGTGCCGATCATCCGGATCTCGATCCGGCGCAGCACCACCATATTCTGTCCGGCGGCCTCGATCAGGTGTGGACCACCACCGCCGCGGCGACCAATACCACCGTGGCGGTGGCGTCGTGA
- a CDS encoding ferredoxin family protein, which yields MIELVRAADCIGCDKCVDVCPTNVFDRTDSGIPLIARQSDCQTCFMCEAYCPTDALYVAPDATPLSDPAAIPESHIGRYRKEIGWGHGRKPGSLLAIGPRLPHGAPPPRLSEL from the coding sequence GTGATCGAACTCGTCCGGGCCGCCGATTGCATCGGCTGCGATAAGTGCGTCGATGTGTGCCCGACCAATGTCTTCGACCGCACCGACAGCGGGATTCCGCTCATCGCACGGCAATCCGATTGCCAGACCTGTTTCATGTGCGAGGCCTACTGCCCCACCGACGCGCTGTACGTCGCACCGGATGCCACGCCGCTCTCGGATCCGGCCGCGATTCCGGAAAGCCATATCGGCCGCTACCGCAAGGAAATCGGCTGGGGCCACGGGCGCAAGCCCGGCAGTCTGCTCGCCATCGGTCCCCGTCTCCCCCACGGTGCGCCACCCCCGCGCCTGTCCGAGCTCTGA
- a CDS encoding LysR family transcriptional regulator: MPELDLNLLRVFDALLQDGSVTAASERLNLSIPATSRALGRLRRAMNDPILVRAGRGMAPTPFALRTAPRVRSLLDEAAALISADREGGIADMKRTFTIRINDGLAATLAAAAVEATAAVAPGVILRFVNEGNESIEALRDGSVDLDIGPSEVVAPDIRTALLYRERMVGIVRADSPLGSHRRPTLAQLCRHPHVSASRRGRARGPLDDALEAVGLQRHIAAVVPTIAVAALLVSSSPYVGLVPQRLAEQYGRTLGIRWFPIPADLPEIEVRLLWHARLDADPAQRWLRETIIAALEPPD, from the coding sequence ATGCCCGAGCTCGACCTGAATCTCCTGCGCGTCTTCGACGCGCTGCTGCAAGACGGCAGTGTCACGGCGGCCTCCGAGCGCCTGAACCTGTCGATCCCGGCGACCAGCCGGGCGCTGGGCCGCCTGCGGCGCGCGATGAACGACCCGATCCTGGTGCGCGCCGGTCGCGGAATGGCACCGACCCCGTTCGCGCTGCGCACCGCACCGCGGGTGCGGTCCCTGCTCGACGAGGCGGCGGCGCTGATCAGCGCCGATCGTGAGGGCGGTATCGCGGATATGAAGCGCACCTTCACGATTCGCATCAATGACGGTCTCGCCGCGACCCTGGCGGCGGCGGCCGTCGAAGCCACGGCGGCGGTCGCGCCGGGGGTCATCCTGCGGTTCGTCAACGAGGGCAATGAGAGCATCGAGGCCCTCCGCGACGGATCCGTCGATCTGGATATCGGGCCCAGCGAGGTGGTGGCGCCGGATATTCGGACAGCCCTGCTGTATCGCGAACGCATGGTCGGCATCGTCCGCGCCGACAGTCCGCTGGGCAGCCACCGCCGCCCCACCCTGGCGCAGCTGTGCCGTCATCCGCATGTCTCGGCCTCGCGTCGCGGCCGCGCCCGCGGACCGCTCGACGACGCCCTCGAAGCCGTCGGCCTGCAGCGCCACATCGCGGCGGTGGTCCCCACCATTGCCGTTGCCGCACTGCTGGTTTCGTCGAGCCCCTATGTGGGGCTGGTCCCGCAGCGCCTCGCCGAGCAGTACGGCCGAACCCTCGGCATTCGCTGGTTCCCCATCCCCGCCGACCTGCCGGAGATCGAGGTGCGACTGCTCTGGCATGCCAGGCTCGACGCCGATCCGGCCCAGCGCTGGCTCCGCGAGACGATTATCGCCGCGCTCGAACCGCCGGACTGA
- a CDS encoding MFS transporter, with amino-acid sequence MPLTDLIRAPEARSLSRPPASPRSLLAAMCACVVLVVGMVAAINLAVPMLAASALHPSASALVWIVDTYVIFFACLVIPGGAAGDRFGRKGVLISGLVLFALGALLSAVAPNVMLLLVSRAITGVGAAAVLPNTLAVLLHAVPAERKGPTIAVWASMTGIGGVIGNVGGGAVLSGGSWRWLFVAAVPIALILALVVGRIAPVSPRHDRRLDALGALLLVGASVALLLGVVQGPEAGWGSVLVISGFGCAAVLFTVWTIVELKVEHPLLDPRLFRLPGLRSACLGMTAIFFGMFALFYVNASFLQYGKGFSVLRTGLGIIPLTVPIILGARHVGRLSQRIGIDATIALAFGCVGCGLLGLSTSSAQTPYLAYAAWLIVTGIGVTLALPTLSGAIAGSLPPAQAGVGAGLQATTREFGSALGVAVIGTVLTARFVAALPQDVRDGHRPHTVAQALATAPGRSHDIITAFISAADAGLRVVGVTVLVLGALVLLQSLLSRRGSTA; translated from the coding sequence ATGCCACTCACCGATCTGATTCGCGCCCCGGAGGCGCGCAGCCTCTCCCGCCCCCCGGCCTCGCCGCGCAGCCTGCTCGCGGCCATGTGCGCCTGTGTCGTACTGGTCGTCGGGATGGTCGCCGCGATCAATCTCGCCGTCCCGATGCTCGCCGCCAGCGCACTGCATCCCTCCGCCTCGGCGCTGGTCTGGATCGTCGACACCTATGTCATCTTCTTCGCCTGCCTGGTGATCCCCGGCGGCGCCGCGGGCGATCGCTTCGGGCGCAAGGGCGTGCTGATCTCCGGGCTGGTGCTGTTCGCACTGGGCGCACTGCTGTCGGCAGTGGCGCCGAATGTCATGCTCCTGCTGGTCAGCCGTGCGATCACCGGTGTCGGCGCGGCGGCCGTGCTGCCCAACACCCTGGCCGTGCTGCTGCACGCGGTTCCCGCCGAGCGCAAGGGGCCGACCATCGCCGTCTGGGCCTCGATGACGGGTATCGGCGGGGTCATCGGCAATGTCGGTGGCGGCGCGGTGCTCTCGGGCGGATCGTGGCGCTGGTTGTTCGTCGCGGCCGTGCCGATCGCACTGATTCTCGCCCTGGTCGTCGGACGCATCGCGCCGGTATCACCGCGGCACGACCGCCGGCTCGATGCGCTCGGCGCACTGCTGCTCGTCGGCGCCTCGGTGGCGCTGCTGCTCGGCGTCGTGCAGGGACCCGAGGCGGGCTGGGGCAGTGTGCTCGTCATCTCCGGATTCGGCTGCGCCGCAGTGCTGTTCACGGTGTGGACGATTGTCGAGCTGAAGGTCGAACACCCGCTGCTCGATCCCCGGCTGTTCCGCCTGCCCGGCCTGCGCAGCGCCTGCCTCGGCATGACCGCGATCTTCTTCGGCATGTTCGCGCTGTTCTATGTGAACGCCTCATTCCTGCAGTACGGCAAGGGATTCAGCGTGCTGCGCACCGGACTGGGGATCATTCCGCTCACCGTGCCGATCATTCTCGGCGCGCGGCACGTCGGACGGCTGTCCCAGCGCATCGGAATCGATGCCACCATCGCGCTCGCCTTCGGATGTGTCGGCTGCGGACTGCTCGGCCTGTCCACCAGCAGCGCGCAGACTCCGTACCTGGCCTACGCCGCCTGGCTCATTGTGACCGGAATCGGTGTGACACTGGCACTTCCGACACTCTCGGGCGCCATCGCCGGATCGCTGCCGCCCGCACAGGCCGGGGTCGGCGCCGGATTGCAGGCCACCACACGCGAATTCGGCAGCGCCCTCGGGGTGGCCGTCATCGGCACGGTGCTCACCGCGCGATTTGTCGCCGCCCTGCCGCAGGACGTCCGGGACGGCCACCGTCCGCACACCGTCGCCCAGGCCCTGGCCACGGCTCCCGGCCGCAGCCACGACATCATCACCGCCTTCATCTCGGCGGCGGACGCCGGATTGCGGGTGGTCGGCGTGACCGTGCTCGTGCTCGGCGCACTCGTCCTGCTGCAATCGCTGCTCTCGCGACGCGGCAGCACCGCGTAG
- a CDS encoding nitroreductase/quinone reductase family protein, which yields MSDWNANIIAEFRANEGRVGGPFEGAPMVLVHHVGRKSGRKSVSPMMYMLDERDPATIYVFASKAGAPTNPDWYYNLTAAGSAEVEVGTEQYPVTVAEVTGPERDSIYAEQARRYPGFAEYAVKTEGIRTIPVLALRRA from the coding sequence ATGAGTGACTGGAATGCCAATATCATTGCCGAGTTCCGAGCCAATGAGGGCCGGGTGGGCGGTCCGTTCGAGGGTGCGCCGATGGTGCTGGTGCACCATGTCGGCCGCAAGTCCGGACGCAAATCGGTCAGCCCGATGATGTACATGCTGGACGAGCGGGATCCGGCCACCATCTACGTGTTCGCCTCCAAGGCCGGCGCTCCGACCAACCCCGACTGGTACTACAACCTCACCGCCGCCGGGAGCGCCGAGGTCGAGGTGGGCACCGAGCAATACCCGGTCACTGTCGCTGAAGTGACCGGCCCCGAGCGGGATTCGATCTATGCCGAGCAGGCGCGCCGCTATCCGGGTTTCGCCGAATACGCCGTCAAGACCGAGGGCATCCGGACGATTCCGGTGCTCGCCCTGCGCCGCGCCTGA
- a CDS encoding endonuclease/exonuclease/phosphatase family protein produces MQNLLPTLMLAASTALLLMASTGLVARTVNSQRQPMIVAAALAPWLLAASLPAAVLAAAAQQWVAVAASAVLLATAIATQWPLYRAGMPWARATRRPRHRARQPAEPRLRPAGGRPLRVMQANILVGGADPHALAAAVDRLHIDVLTVCELTPQGLVRLLASRLPELLPYHYCSTGERGDGTGIWSRYPLSDTRRHDGFVTELLSARVELPDDPAPLVFAVHPVPPWPREPGDWLRELELLRQLLAKIPDGTGPVLVAGDFNATMDHRPYRALLDGAYRDAAVSAGAGILPTYAADRWYPAAIAIDHILLRDALAHQVHTVALPGSDHRGIWAAITV; encoded by the coding sequence GTGCAGAATTTGCTCCCGACACTGATGCTCGCGGCCTCGACAGCCCTCTTGCTGATGGCGTCGACCGGGCTGGTCGCGCGGACCGTGAACTCGCAACGCCAGCCGATGATCGTCGCCGCTGCGCTCGCCCCGTGGCTGCTGGCCGCATCCCTCCCGGCGGCGGTCCTGGCCGCCGCGGCACAGCAGTGGGTCGCGGTTGCCGCGAGCGCTGTTCTGCTGGCCACCGCTATTGCCACGCAGTGGCCGCTGTACCGGGCGGGCATGCCCTGGGCGCGGGCGACCCGCCGGCCACGGCACCGAGCGCGGCAGCCGGCCGAGCCGCGATTGCGCCCGGCGGGCGGGCGACCGCTACGGGTGATGCAGGCCAATATCCTTGTCGGCGGCGCGGATCCGCACGCGCTGGCGGCGGCCGTCGACCGGCTGCACATCGATGTCCTGACGGTCTGTGAACTGACGCCCCAGGGACTGGTTCGCCTACTGGCCTCGCGCCTGCCCGAATTGCTGCCCTACCACTACTGCAGCACGGGGGAGCGCGGCGACGGCACCGGAATATGGAGCCGCTATCCACTCTCGGACACCCGGCGTCACGACGGCTTCGTCACCGAATTGCTCTCCGCCCGTGTCGAACTGCCCGATGATCCGGCCCCGCTGGTATTCGCCGTGCACCCGGTGCCGCCCTGGCCGCGTGAGCCCGGCGATTGGCTGCGCGAATTGGAGCTGCTGCGCCAGTTGCTGGCGAAGATCCCCGACGGCACCGGTCCGGTCCTCGTCGCGGGCGATTTCAATGCCACCATGGACCACCGCCCCTACCGTGCACTCCTCGACGGGGCCTATCGGGACGCGGCGGTATCGGCCGGCGCGGGGATCCTGCCCACCTATGCCGCCGATCGCTGGTACCCGGCCGCGATTGCCATCGATCACATCCTTCTGCGCGACGCTCTCGCACACCAGGTGCACACCGTCGCTCTGCCCGGCTCCGATCACCGCGGCATCTGGGCCGCGATCACGGTCTGA
- a CDS encoding NADP-dependent oxidoreductase has product MQAVVVFTSGGPEVVRVEEIDRPAPGSGEVLLEVHAAGVNPSDFRGRSGLADLPPQYRPSIARPSIPGADVSGEVIAVGADVTDLTVGDQVYGLVRFPPFDGRGHGRTHAEYVTAPVADLAPKPQRLSHIEAAAVPMAALTAWQQIHRYGAVEPGERVLVVGAAGGVGHFAVQLARLRGAEVVAVASGRHEKFLRRLGIETFIDYTDGDPVEAAGIVDVVIDCVGSVGGVDSARWVSAIADGGRLVPITLGFYPPEELSRRGITRVGGQVQSSGADLRELGALFDNGTLTVAIDSAYPLRDARDAHERGERGHLQGKIVLTMPASAR; this is encoded by the coding sequence ATGCAAGCCGTAGTGGTATTCACCTCGGGCGGACCCGAGGTGGTGCGCGTCGAGGAGATCGACCGCCCGGCCCCGGGCAGCGGCGAAGTCCTGCTCGAAGTGCATGCGGCCGGGGTGAATCCGTCGGATTTCCGCGGCCGCAGCGGGCTCGCGGATCTGCCGCCGCAGTACCGGCCCTCGATCGCGCGCCCGTCCATTCCCGGGGCGGACGTCTCCGGTGAGGTGATCGCCGTGGGTGCGGACGTGACCGATCTGACTGTCGGGGACCAGGTCTACGGCCTGGTGCGGTTTCCGCCGTTCGACGGCCGGGGCCACGGCCGCACCCATGCGGAGTACGTCACCGCGCCGGTGGCCGATCTCGCGCCGAAACCGCAGCGGCTCAGCCATATCGAGGCGGCGGCGGTGCCGATGGCGGCCCTGACCGCCTGGCAGCAGATCCACCGATACGGTGCGGTCGAGCCGGGCGAACGGGTGCTGGTCGTCGGCGCCGCGGGCGGGGTCGGTCACTTCGCCGTACAGTTGGCGCGGCTGCGCGGCGCCGAGGTCGTCGCGGTCGCGTCCGGCCGGCACGAGAAGTTCCTGCGCCGGTTGGGAATCGAGACCTTCATCGACTACACCGATGGGGATCCGGTCGAGGCGGCGGGCATCGTGGACGTCGTGATCGACTGCGTCGGCAGCGTCGGCGGGGTCGATTCCGCGCGGTGGGTCTCGGCCATTGCCGACGGCGGCCGCCTGGTGCCCATCACGCTGGGTTTCTATCCGCCGGAAGAGCTTTCGCGCCGCGGCATCACGCGCGTCGGCGGGCAGGTGCAGTCCAGCGGAGCGGATCTGCGTGAACTCGGCGCGCTCTTCGACAACGGCACGCTGACGGTTGCCATCGACAGCGCCTACCCGCTGCGGGACGCCCGCGATGCGCACGAGCGCGGCGAACGCGGACATCTGCAGGGCAAGATCGTGCTGACCATGCCCGCGAGCGCGCGGTGA
- a CDS encoding helix-turn-helix domain-containing protein: MTTGRRAEILSAARELFLRKGYAATSIADIAAAVGASKAAVFYHFKAKETIAAELLESPFTAVTQLIERAEAQQLTPAQILTDYIDGAAETGALFIAFATDPSVADLIPQHDADAACRRIIELLAGPAATPADRVRSRAAFAVAQTIVPALQEHAGLLDDALRQEIRAAALRALGAAE; the protein is encoded by the coding sequence GTGACCACCGGACGCCGTGCCGAGATCCTCTCCGCCGCCCGGGAACTGTTCCTGCGCAAGGGATATGCCGCGACCTCGATCGCCGATATCGCCGCGGCGGTGGGCGCCAGCAAGGCGGCGGTGTTCTATCACTTCAAGGCGAAGGAGACCATTGCCGCCGAACTACTGGAATCACCCTTCACCGCGGTGACCCAGCTCATCGAGCGCGCCGAGGCGCAACAGCTGACCCCGGCCCAGATCCTCACCGACTACATCGACGGCGCCGCCGAAACCGGCGCCCTGTTCATCGCCTTCGCCACCGACCCCTCCGTAGCGGACCTCATCCCCCAGCACGATGCCGATGCCGCGTGCCGCAGGATTATCGAGCTGCTCGCGGGCCCGGCCGCAACACCGGCCGATCGTGTGCGCAGCCGCGCCGCCTTCGCCGTCGCCCAGACCATCGTTCCCGCACTGCAAGAGCACGCAGGCCTGCTCGATGACGCACTCCGCCAAGAGATTCGGGCCGCCGCACTGCGGGCGCTCGGCGCGGCGGAGTAG
- a CDS encoding 3-oxoacyl-[acyl-carrier-protein] synthase III C-terminal domain-containing protein, whose protein sequence is MSAYITATGRFLPGDPVPNSEIEDYLGTVGRASSALKDRTLANCGIKTRHYAIDKKQQTVISNAAMAAEAVRNAVERAGLGGDDIELLTAATTIPDVVAPGFASMVHGELGYGPLEISTAHGICSSGMMALKNAYLQVAIGEKRTAVTVASELASRVLKSSRYGDIDPERGTIPMEAAFLRYMLSDGAGAAVIQDAPAASGISLRIDWITLTSYANTEKACMFLGANDNTVMKSWMDYPNAAEAAADGALNLRQRLTMLPHLVRVGVDEYERLCSMGKFDPEQVTWFPAHYSSERMKTMVLEEAARRGIWTGRPEMWYSNLAEVGNIGSASIFVILDDMLTEGMIKAGETLLCMVPESGRFAVSFMHLTAVAA, encoded by the coding sequence ATGAGTGCCTACATCACAGCCACCGGCCGGTTTCTTCCGGGAGATCCGGTGCCCAACAGCGAGATCGAGGACTATCTGGGCACCGTCGGGCGAGCATCCTCCGCGTTGAAGGATCGGACGCTGGCGAACTGCGGCATCAAGACTCGGCACTACGCGATCGACAAGAAGCAGCAGACGGTGATCTCGAACGCGGCGATGGCGGCCGAGGCCGTGCGCAATGCCGTCGAGCGCGCCGGTCTGGGCGGGGACGATATCGAATTGCTCACGGCGGCAACAACTATTCCGGATGTGGTGGCTCCCGGTTTCGCCAGTATGGTGCACGGTGAGCTGGGGTACGGTCCGCTCGAGATCTCGACCGCGCACGGTATCTGCAGTTCCGGGATGATGGCGCTGAAGAACGCGTATCTGCAGGTGGCGATCGGTGAGAAGCGCACCGCGGTCACCGTGGCCAGCGAACTCGCCTCACGCGTTCTGAAGAGCTCCCGCTACGGGGACATCGATCCCGAGCGCGGCACGATTCCGATGGAAGCGGCGTTCCTGCGCTACATGCTCTCCGATGGCGCGGGCGCCGCCGTCATCCAGGACGCTCCGGCGGCCTCGGGGATCAGCCTGCGGATCGACTGGATCACGCTGACCTCGTACGCGAACACCGAGAAGGCGTGTATGTTCCTGGGCGCCAATGACAATACGGTCATGAAGAGCTGGATGGACTATCCGAACGCCGCGGAGGCCGCCGCGGACGGAGCGCTGAATCTGCGCCAGCGGCTCACCATGCTGCCGCATCTGGTGCGGGTCGGCGTCGACGAGTACGAACGGCTCTGCAGTATGGGCAAATTCGATCCCGAGCAGGTGACGTGGTTTCCCGCGCACTACTCGAGCGAACGAATGAAGACCATGGTGCTGGAGGAGGCCGCGCGGCGCGGCATCTGGACCGGCCGTCCCGAAATGTGGTACAGCAACCTGGCCGAGGTCGGAAACATCGGCAGCGCATCGATTTTCGTCATCCTCGACGACATGCTGACCGAGGGCATGATCAAAGCCGGCGAGACCCTGCTGTGCATGGTTCCGGAATCCGGCCGATTCGCGGTCTCGTTCATGCACCTCACCGCGGTGGCAGCGTAG
- a CDS encoding TetR/AcrR family transcriptional regulator — MNPNEPKVLRRDAAQNRQRLLDAAEQVFTESGMDASVDEIARVAGVGMGTLYRRFPTKEALISALVRKLMNDLVAIANTARDRTDGRGLEQLLYGTGEVIASQRGCLPRLWSDEETKALKAEYWRIVTELLIAAKAAGRIRADLTDTDLEVQFWAMRGVIETTRGVTDTAWKRHLALCIAGMRPGAEELVEAPLEERLARRVSGR, encoded by the coding sequence ATGAATCCGAATGAGCCCAAGGTGCTGCGCCGGGATGCCGCGCAGAATCGGCAGCGGCTCCTGGACGCGGCCGAGCAGGTCTTCACCGAATCCGGGATGGACGCGAGTGTCGATGAGATCGCGCGGGTAGCCGGTGTCGGGATGGGCACCCTCTACCGCCGATTTCCCACCAAGGAAGCACTGATCAGTGCGCTGGTCCGCAAATTGATGAACGATTTGGTGGCCATCGCGAATACGGCCCGCGACCGGACCGACGGTCGCGGCCTGGAGCAGTTGCTCTACGGGACAGGCGAAGTCATCGCCTCCCAGCGCGGCTGTCTGCCGCGGCTGTGGAGTGATGAGGAGACCAAGGCGCTCAAGGCCGAGTACTGGCGCATCGTGACCGAGTTGCTGATCGCGGCCAAAGCGGCGGGCCGCATTCGGGCGGATCTCACCGACACCGATCTCGAGGTGCAGTTCTGGGCCATGCGCGGCGTGATCGAAACAACCCGCGGGGTCACCGATACCGCCTGGAAGCGGCACCTGGCGCTGTGTATCGCCGGAATGCGGCCCGGTGCAGAGGAACTCGTCGAGGCGCCGCTCGAGGAACGGCTCGCCAGGCGGGTCAGCGGCCGTTAG